The Streptomyces sp. M92 nucleotide sequence CAGGACCTCACCGCCCACGCGGTCGTCCTCACCGGGCACAGCGGCACCGTGCAGCCCCTGTGGCGGACGTACGACGACGAGGTCCGCCTCCGCGCCCGCGACCTGCTCACCGAACTCGGCGTCAAGGAGCTGACCGACCGGCCGTACGGCGTGTGCTCGGGCGGCCAGCGGGCGCGGGTGCTCATCGCCAGGGCGCTGATGGCCGACCCTGCCCTGCTCCTCCTGGACGAGCCCTTCAACGCGCTGGACCTGCCCTCCCGGGAGGACCTCGTCGAGGCCATGCACCAGCTTGCCCAGGGACGCCCGCGGCTGGCCACCGTGACGGTGACCCACCATCTGGAGGAGCTGTTCCCCGCCGTCAGCCACGCCCTGCTGCTGCGCGAGGGCCGGATCCTGACCCGCGGACCCGTGGACGACGTCCTCACCGACTCCCTGCTGACCGCGTGTTTCGGCCGGGACATCACGGTGGCCAGGCGGGACGGCCGCTGGTCGGCCTACTCGGGGCGCCGTTCCTGAGACCCGGGTGAGCGAGGGCGGCCCCGGAGGTATCGGCGTACGGAACGTCCGGGACCGCCCCTCGGCTCCCCCGCCAGGGGACTGCCCAGCCGCCGCCCGAGGGAAACAGGCGACGGCGGCGGTACGGGCACATGCACACCCACGGGTTACCCCGGTCAACTCCGGGCGCGGCCACCCGATCGGCCGCCACCGGTGGTCCGGTGGGTGCTGCCCGGCTCGTTCTCGGGCATGCGCATGGGTGGAGGTACGCACCTTCGCCCGCCCCGACCCGAGGAGCAGCCGCACCGTGGGAACCGCCGTGCACGTCCCGCAGACCCGCGACATGCTCGGAGAGGAGCTCTCCGGCGACGAAGCCCTGACCGCGCTGCGCCGGTACGGAGGTCTGCGGCTCCTGACCGACTCCTTCGCCCGGTTCCGCTACGCGGACGGCTTCACCAACGCACGCGCACTCGCCTTCCAGGTGGTCCTCGGACTGGTCCCGTTCACCATCGTGCTCGTCGGCCTCGCCACCTCGGTCCACACCGAGGGCGTGGGCCGGGTCGTGGAGCTCACGCTCGGGCGGATCGTGCCGGGGGCCAGCGCCGACGTCGTGGAGAAAGCGTTCGAAGGCACCCGGCGCAGCGCCGGGAGCGACGCGTGGAGCGCGCTGGCGCTCTGGCTCGGGATGGCGTTCGCCCTGCTGAACCTCGCCTCGGCCATGGGCCAGATCGAGCGGGGCGCCAACCGCATCTACGGCGTCGAGCGCGACCGCCCCACCCTGCGCAAGTACGGCAGGGCGCTGGTGCTCGCGCTCACCGCGGGCCTGCCGATGGTGCTGGGGTTTCTGGTGCTCGTCGCGGGCGAGGCCGTCGGTGACGCCGTGGCCCGCTCCGCCGGCGACCGTGCCGGCGCTCCCGGGTGGTGGACCGCGCTGGAGGTACCGGCGGGGCTGCTGCTGGCCTGGGTCGCCTCGGCGGTGATCCTGCGCTGGTCGCCTCGGCGCGACCAGCCCGGCTACACCTGGCTGGCCTTCGGTTCGGCGGTCCACCTGGTGCTGTGGGTGTCGGCGACCTGGCTGCTGGCGCTCTACGTCGGTCACAGCGGTGCCTTCGGCGCGGTGTACGGACCGCTCACCGCCTTCATCGCGCTGCTGTTGTGGGCGAACCTCACGGCGGTGGCGCTCTTCCTCGGCATCGCCTTCGCGGCCCAGCTGGAGGCGGCCCGGGCCGGTGTCCGCACCCCGGTACGGCCGGACCCGGGGCCGGGCGACTGACGCCCGTTCCGTGGCGCTCGCGCCTCAGGCGCAGCCCCAGGCCGACATGCCCTGGATACGGGCGAGGCGCTCGGCGACGGCGATCTGCTCCCCGCGGGTGGCGAGGTCGGCGCGCGGCGCGTACGCGAGACCGCCCGCGGCGGCCCAGCTCGACGGAGCGAACTGGAGACCGCCGTAGTAGCCATTGCCGGTGTTCGCGTTCCAGTCACCGCCGGACTCGCAGGCCGCGATGGCGTCCCAGTCGGTGCGCGGGGGGACGGCGGGCGCGGCCGCCGCCTCGGTGGTCGCGCCCAGGGCGGCCGCGGCGAGGAGGGCCACCGCCGCGGTCCGGGCCGTGCGGACGCGCGAGGCGCTCCGATGAACATCTCGTCTACAGATCATACCGAGACTGTTACACCGGGTGACGGCACGGCGCCTCGCCAGCCACCGCCTCGTTGCGCCGGTCGGGGCACCGGACCACCCGACGGCACCCGCCGCCCCGTCACTTCGCCGACGGCACGCGACGCCCGCCCTCCGTCACCGTCTCGGCGGCCAGACGGTCCGGCACGGCCCCGCGGGTCCACGAGCCGGTTCAGACGGCTCGGCACGTCGAAGCCGATCAGCACGATCACGACGAGGGTGAGGGAGAACGTCAGGACCGCGAGCGACTGCCCCAGTGGCATCGTCGACGCCGGCTCGGCCCCGAGCACCGGGCGACGGCACCGCCCAGCGCTCCGACGTTGTAGGTGAGGGACGCTGCCCGGGTCTCGGTCGGGAAGTGCCCGGCGATGAACTTGGGCAGCAGCCCCGAGACGCCCTGCATACGGGCGAGCATGGGGGAGAGCAGGACGCCCAGGCGCAGCGGGCTGTCCCGGATCGCGAAGACCGGGAAGACGAACGCGACGCCGATCAGCAGGGTGACGGCGTACGTCTCGCGGGTGCCGAACCGGTCCCCCGCGAAGCCGGTGACGGCACAGCCCGCCACGGTGCCGAAGCCCGCGTAGTAGAGCGCGTCACTGACCTGGGCAGGTGTGCAGCCGAGCTCGGTCTCGAGGTAGGTGGGCAGCAGGGCCCGGACCGGCCGGCTGTAGCGGAAGGCGCAGAATACGGTGAGGCACAGCGCGACGGACAGCGCCCACCGCTCGCGGCCGCCCAGCTGTACGGCGAACGCGATCAGACAGGCCGCCGCCCACGACGGAGAGCACGGGCACGGCCCCCGCGCCGAGCGGGGTGAACACCGCGAACAGCGATCCGGTGGCGACGCGCGCAAAGGCCGTGTTGGCGGTCGCCCGGCGGCGGCCCGCGAACAGCGGCCGGAACGGGTTCGGGCGCTCTCCGGCGGCGCCCACCTCCGCCTCCCAGTCGTCGGCCTCGGGCAGCGCCCGCCGCACCCACAGCGCGACGACCACCGGGAACAGGCCGATGTGGAACAGCCAGCGTCAGCCGTGGGCCGGCACCACGTGCTCGTAGACCTCCGCAGCGAGGACACCACCGAGCGAGAATCCCGAGACGAGGAACCCCGAGGCACGGTTGCGCAGCCGGACGGGCCGGATCTCCAGGACGTAGGTGGCACTGGCACTGTACTCGCCGACCCTGCCCATGCCGATCAGCAGACGGGCCGTGAACAGACTGGTGCAGTCCCAGGCGAAACCACAGGCGAAGGTGCCGGCCGGGTACAGCAGGATGCCGGCCACCATGGCGCTCCCGCGGCCTAAACGGTCACCGAGGGCACCGAGCACGGCGCCGCCGAGCCGGCGGGTGATGAACGCGCCCGGGACCAGGCTCGCGGACTCCGCCGTCGACAGTCCGAAGTCGTCGGCGATCTCGGTCAGTACGAGGGTGATCAGGACGAAGTCGAAGCCGTCGAGGAGATAGCCGATCCAGGCGGTGAAGAAGGACTTCCACTTCTCCCGGGACACCTCGCGGTACCAGGGCGGGGACGCGGGGGCGGTGCGCGCGGACGACATGTCGGTTCCAGTGCGGGGTGGGGACAGGCGTCTCGGGGACGGACGTACCGGGCGGCGGGCGGCCGGCGGGACCGGCTCCCGAAGCGCTGGGCGCGCGCCCCTCGTTCGTGTGAAGAACCACGAGGGGCTCGGCCAGTCGAGTGAGCGGCGGGCCGGTGCGGCACGGCGCGCCCTTACGGTTTCGCGGTGACCTCGATCTCAACTGACACACGCCCCCTGCGAACCGCCGACCTCGGCACGCTCGTCATCATGTCCTGGAGCCGGGAGACCCCCGACGGCGACGTCCCCTTCCTCCTCGCCTGTTCCCTCGGCGACGGCGAGGGCGGCCCCGAGGCGACCGGGGCCGCCGTCGAGCGGCTGCTGGGCCACGCCGGTCTGTCCGTCGGCGACGGTGTCGTCGACGCCGCGCGGCTGCCGAACCTGCCGGTGACGCTGCTGGTGGTGCCGGGCGCGGCGGCCCTCACGATGCCGGGGGTCAACGCCCAGTTCATCCCCACGGCGCAGTGGCGCCGCGCGGTCGACGAGCGCGGGTACGCCTGCCTGATCTTCGCCACCCGCCCGTGGGACGACGGGGAGCCGGGCGACGGCGAGGCGGTCGCCGCCTTCGCGAACGACGAGCGGACGCTCGCGTCGGCGGCCCAGGTCGTCCTGCCCGTGCGCACCCTGCGCGGCTGACCCGGGGCGGCGCCGGCGTGCGCCGCCGCGGCGGCTCCCGTCACGTCCACAACTCGCCGCTGTCGCACACCCGGGCGCCCATGTTGCGCTCCATCATGCGCAGCGCGGCGTCCGCGAGGTCGGAGTGGATGTGGGCGACCGCGTCGCGCGCCACGATCACCTCCAGGTGGCGGATGTGGGCGTCGAGCGCCGAGTAGAGCACGCACTGCTCGGTCACCTGCCCGCACAGCACCAGCCGGTCGATGCCCTGCTCGTACAGCAGGTACGTCAACGGGGTCTCGAAGAAGATGGAATGGCGTGCCTTGACCACGAAGAGGGAGGAGCCGTCGGGCCGCAGCGGCTCGACGAGGCGGGCGTGCGGCCCCGCGAGGGCCTGGTCGAGGATCTCGCCGTGGTGCGAGCGCCACTCGCCGAAGTTGTCGTTGACGTAGATCACGGGGACGCCCTGCCGTCGCGCCCGCTCCAGCAGGCCGGTCACGGCGGGGAGTACGGATTCCACCGAGGGAATCAGCGAGTCGGCGTCCTCGTGGTCATAGGTGTTGATCATGTCGATGACGATCAGCGCTGTTTTGCCCATGCGGCACAGGTTGCCACCGTGCGGCCGGGAAACCGCTCGGCCGCGCGGGAGCGAGCGCCCAGGGCGCCGGTCCGGCCCCCTGCCTCCAGTCCCGCAGCCCGCGCTCGTCCACGCAGACTATGCCGCACTGTTCGGCGTACTCGACGGCCGGGCGGGTGAAGTCGCTGGTGGTGACGACGACCGCGACGTCGGCGTCGTGGACGGTGAAACAGGTGCCGCCGAAGCGCTGCAGGTCCTCGGAGCCGACCTTGTTGCCGTCGGCGTAGCACTTGCACTGGACGACGAGGCGCCGGCCGTCGGGGGCCACCGCCGTCACGTCCGCGCCGAGGTCGCCCGCGCCGCCGACCACCTCCACCTCGGCACAGCCGTCGCGCAGGCAGAGTTCGGCTATCGCCTGCTCGAACTCGTCGGCGGTCAGCGGCTGGTCGTCGGCGGCCGTCGTGGTCGCGGGCTCGGGGACGTGGGACGCCTCCCTCGGCACCGCGGTCTCCCGCGTCTCCTCCAGTGCCTCCAGGGCCGTCTCCGTGCCCGCCGCCAGTGCGCGTGTGGTGCGCCGCGCCAGGCCGGAAGCGGAGAGCCCGGAGCGCCTGCGGCGGCCCAGGAGCCAGGCCAGTACTCCGCCGAGCACCAGGACGAGCGCCCAGGCCGGGCGCCGCTCGGCGACGCCGAACGCCATCCGCGCGGCCCACCCCGCGACACACAGGCCGACGGCGGCGAGTCCGAAGAACAGGGCCGTCGCACGGAGGTCGAAACGCCGTCCGGAGCGCCTTCGGCGGGGGTGTCGTGCGGGAGCGGTCACGGGAGTGCTTCCTTCCTGGCCGACGACATGAAGATCACCTACGCCCGTCTGCCCAAGAACCGGGCGTTCACCGTCCGTTCATGACACGCCGTCGGATGGCTCATCGGACCGGGGCGGGATTCTTTCGGGCATAACGTGCGGAATATGAAGAAATGCCATGTTGTGTACCTGGTGTGCACCGCAGCGATGATCGGAACGGGACTGGGAGCGGCTCCCGCGTCCGCCGGCCACATGATCCACGTGGTCCACCCCGGCGAATCGATCCAGAAGGCGGTCGACGCCGCCGAGTCGGGCGACACCGTCCTCGTGACACCCGGCACCTACCACGAGAGCGTCAAGGTGAGCACTCCGGGGCTCACCCTGCGCGGCATGGGCCGCAACACGGTCATCAAGCCGGGCACGGAGAAGGCCGCCGAGGACAACACCTGCGCCGAGGGCGGCAACGGCATCTGCGTGATCGGGACGAAGGACGAGAACGTCAAGGGCATCACCGTCGCCAACCTGACGGTGACCGGCTTCAAGCGCACCGGCCTGTTCTCCATGGCCACCGACGGCCTGACCGTGCGCAACGTCACGGCCGTGAAGAACGGGGTCTGGGGCATCGCCCAGGAGCGGTCGATCCACGGCATCTTCCGCGACAACACCGCCCGCGACAACGGCGACGCGGGCATCTTCCTGGCCAACACCATCAAGGCCGAGGAAGGCGCCGTGGACACCCAGGGCACCGAGGTCGCGCACAACCGCCTGGAGGGCAACCGGATCGGCATCACCGTCCGTCGGCTGCGCAACCTGGCCGTCGCGGACAACCTCATCAGCGGCAACTGCGCGGGTGTGTTCGTCGTCGGCGACGAGAACAAGCCCATGGCCGGCGACCTGGTCGTGCGCGACAACCACGTCGTGCGCAACAACAAGTCCTGCCCGAAGACCGACCGGCTGGAGGCCCTCCAGGGTTCCGGCATCGTCCTGACCGGCGTCGAGAAGGTCCTGGTCGCCGACAACACCGTCGAGGGCAACTCCGGCAAGTCGTCGATGTCCGGCGGCATCGTCCTGGCCAAGAGCATGGTGGGCGCCGCCAACTCGAAGAACGAGATCAACGGCAACCGGCTGCGCGACAACGCCCCCGCCGACCTCGTCAACGCCACGACCGGCGACACCGCCAAGAGCAACACCTTCACCGGCAACACCTGCGGCGCCTCCGAGCCCGCGGGACTGTGCTGACCGGCCGCCGGTAATCACCCGGGGAACCCCGGAAGAACGCAGAAGAAGGAAGGACGCGGCACATGACCGCACAGACCGCCCCGCCCCCGCCCATGCGGCTGCGGGAGCTCGTGTTCGGGGCGGCATGTGCCGCCGCCCTCCGCGCGACCGCCCGGCTCGGCGTCGCCGACGCGCTCGGCGACTCACCGATGGCCGTGGAGGACCTGGCGGCCGCGGTGAAGACCGAGCCGAGGCCGCTGCGCCGGCTGCTGCGCGCCCTGACCTGCTACGGCGTCTTCGCCGAGCACAAGGACGGGACGTTCACGCACACCGACATGTCGCTGCTGCTGCGCGAGGACGACCCGCACAGCCTGCGCTACATCACCCTGTGGTGCACCGAACCGTGGACCTGGGACGCCTGGCCCCTGCTCGACGAGGCGGTCCGCACCGGCTCCAACGTCGTCGAGGGCCTGTACGGCAAGGAGTTCTTCACCTACCTCAACGAGGACGCCCCCGAGTCGGCCGAGGTCTTCAACCGCGCCATGACCACGTCCAGCCGCCAGTCGGCCCAGGACGTCGCCGCGCTCCTCGACCTGTCCGCGAGCACGTCGGTGGCCGACATCGGCGGCGGCCAGGGGCACGTGGTGGCGAGCCTGCTGGAGAAGTACCCGTCGATGCACGGCACCCTCCTCGACCTGCCCCGCGTGGTGGAGAACGCCGACCCCCGGCTGCGCGAGGGCGGTTCGCTCGCGGACCGGGTGCGGATCGTGCCGGGCGACTGCCGGGAGGCCATCCCGGTCCGGGCCGACGTCTACGTCATCAAGAACATCCTGGAGTGGGACGACGACAGCACCGCCCGCGCCCTGCGCAACGTCATGGCGGCGGGCGGCCCCGGGGCACGGGTCGTGGTCATCGAGAACCTCGTCGACGACTCGCCCTCCATGCGGTTCAGCACCGCGATGGACCTGCTGCTGCTCCTCAACGTCGGCGGCGCCAAGCACACCACCGACAGCATGGTCGGCCGGCTGACCGACGCGGGCCTCGTCATCGACGACATCCGCCCGGTCAACCCCTACCTGCACGCGTTCGACTGCACCGTGCCCGAGTGAGCTGACGGGTGGGACGCACCTCGGCCGCCGGTCCGCGACGTGCGCGGGCCGGCGGCCGAGGTGCGTGCGGGCGAGGGGGGCCGGGTCAGACGCCGGGCGCGCGACGGTCGGTGACGAGGTCCATGCGGGCGCCGGCGAGCGCGTGGGCGAGCTCGCCGCCGGCGGGCGCGGGGCCGTCCAGGAGGGTCGTCAGTTCGGACACCCGGGCCGGGTCCGCGAGGCCGAGGGCCACCGCGGGGTCTCCGTCGGCCAGCTCGCCCCGGACGTCGACCAGCCGTACGACGACGTCGTCGCGCTGGAAGATCGTGCTGCACAGGACCGGGCTGTGCGGGTCGTCCGCCGCCGCCTCGTCGGCCGCGGCCAGCAGCTGGGCCAGCCGCATGCCGCAACCCGGCCGGGCCGGGTACGCCAGCGCGTGCCGGCGTGCCGCCGGGTCCTCCTCGCCCGTCGTCACATGGTGTACGGCGGGCAGGGCCGCCCGGGTGTAGAAGACCCGCGCGGACTCCGGGTCACCGAGGTCCCGGTCCTGCTCCAGATACGGGTTGAGCGCCTCCTCGAGGGCGCGCACCTCGGGCTGTTCCGCCACGTGCCGCAGAGCCGCGAGCAGGTCGCCGCGGACCTCGATGGCCCGCACCACCCGGTTGCCGTGCAGGAACAGGGAGGTGCGGCACAAGCGCGTGCTGTCGTCGACCCGCGGCTCGGGCGAGGCGTAGTCGGCGAGGAGTTCGGCGACCGCGTCCTCGCTGCCCGGCTTCACGGTGAAGGTGAGGGCGTGCCGGATGACTCCGTCACCGATCCGCGGCGACGTCTGGAGCCCGCCCGGGGCGGCGGACTCTGCGCCCGCCGCCGGATGCCCCGTCTCGCGGACCACGTGGAAGCGGAGCGACCGGGTGTCCCGGACACAGCTGTGCAGCGGCTTCACCATCCGCACGTGCTCCTCGCTGCTCACCCAGTTCAAGAACGGCGGGGCGCTCTCCCACTCGCTGGTGATGAGCCACTGCGAGGGGTTCTCGATGGACTGGCACAGCTGCTCGCCGAGGTGCCCGGGCACGGACTCGACGTGGCTGCGCAGACGTTCGTACGTCTCCAGGAACTGCTGCTGGGCTCCGTCGTAGACCTCGACCAGCAGGACGACCCGGAGTCTGGAGCCGTCGAACACGGACTGGGAGACGTGGTGCGACACCTGTCGCGTCAGCGGTTCGGAAGCAGGGGCGGGCGTGGTGGTCATCCTGCGCACATCTCCTTCGCGGGTCCTGCACGGGTCCTTCGCGGGGGCGGAACGTGACGCCGGCCGCGGTGGTGCGACGCCGGCGTTCCTCGATCCTGTGCCCGCCCCTGGTGGCGCGCGACCCGTGTGCACTGCGCGGGTGACCGGGGGCTCGGACGAGGCGGTCTCAGGTGAGGTGGGCGAAGACCACGAGGTTGTCCGTGTAGTCCTTGGCCTTGCGGTCGTAGTCGCCCGCGCAGGTGATCAGCCGTACCTCCGCCCGGTCGGTGTCGCCGTACACACGCTTGCTGGGGAAGTCGTCCTTGTCGAACGTCTCCAGACTGTCGACCTCGAAGGTGGCCGTGCGTCCGTCGGCCCGCTCCACTCGGAAGACGTCGCCCTCGTCGAGTTCGGAGAGCCGGGCGAAGACGGCCGCGGACGTCTTGGTGTCCACGTGCCCGGCGATGATCGAGGTGCCCGTCTCCCCCGGGGAGGCGCCCTTGGCGTACCAGCCGACGAGGTTGGTGTCGTCGGGCGGGGGTGCTTCGAGCTGTCCGTTCTTGCCGATGGCGAGGCCGGTGAAGGGGGCGTCGACGGAGATCTCCGGGATCAGCAGGCGCACCGGCTTCGACCGGGGCAGGCTCCTCCCGCCGTCGTCCGCGGTGGGCGGGGCCGACGGCGCGGACGCGCCGGGCTGCGAGGTGAGGGGCGGCCGCGAGGAGTCGGCCGACGTGTCGTTGCCGCCGACCAGACTCACCGCCAGGACCAGGAGGGCCACGGCGCACAGCACCGTCATGCCCGGACGGGATCCCTGTCCGGCGGGCACCTCCGTGTCGTCGGCGGGTGGGGTAGGGGGGACTGCCATCGAGGACCACCTCACTTGGGCACGGCAGCAGGGCGGGCGGTGGAAGGGCGAGGGACGGGCGGGCGAGGCAGGGGGAAAGCGGGCCGGGCCGCCACGCGTTGCCTGGTGGCGGCCCGGCTGCTATCGCGCCCGGCACGGCTCACGCCACTCCGTCGGCCGACTTCCTGCGCCGGACCGCGTACAGACCGGTCGCGGCGACGCCCAGGACGGCCAGCCCGCCCGCGGTCGTGGCCGGCGTGTCCAGCCCGCCGCCTCCGGTGTGCATCCCGCCGCGCGGCTTCTCCTGCTCGCCGCCGCCCCAGGACTTCTCGCCCTCGTCCTGCTTGTGGGTCTGAGACCCCTCCTTGGAGCCGCCGCCCTCCCAGTCGCCCTCGTTCACCGCGGCCAGGGCGCCGCCGCCCGTGTGCATTCCGCCGCGCGGTTCGTCGTGCTTGCCTCCGTTGTCGTGCTCCTTGCTGTAGGAAGAATCGTCGTGCTCCCAGTCGCCGGCGGCCGCCGCGTAGGCGCCGGGTGCGCCGAGGACGAGGACGGCCGAGGCCGCCGCAGTGGTCAGGAGCATGCGAGCAGAACGCATCTGAGGTTCCTTCCGTCACGACCGGGCAGCTGGTGCTTCGTCAGCTGAATTGACCCGGCCCCGACGTGAATCACCGTCAGCCCGCGGCCCGGGTAGCACCACTCAAGGCGCTCAGGCGGGTGACGGCACGGGTGCATCCGTGGGCGGGCCTCGCCCCGTTGGCCGAACCCGCTACTCGTCCGGGTCGGCGTGGGTCGGGTCGAGGACCTCGGGCTCCTGGCGGCGGGCGCCCGGCGCGGCCCGGTCGGGGGTGGCCTCGCTGTGCGGGGACTGGGGCGGGGGCGGCGGTGAGATGTCGCCGGGGGCGCCGACACCCTCGGCGGGCAGGCGCAGGGCCAGCAGAGCGACGTCGTCGCCGCGGGGCTCGATGCGGGCGAGCAGTTCGTCGCAGAACGCGTCGATGCTCTCCTCCTCCAGCCGCCGCGCCAGGACGCCGGCGTGGTGGCGGAGCTTGGCCATGCCGGCGTCGATGGGACGGTCGCGGCTCTCCACCAGACCGTCGGTGTAGAGCAGGAGGATGCTCTCCGGCGGCAGCTCCTCGGTCGCGTCGGGCCAGTCCAGGCCGAGGCGCAGGGTGGCGCTCATGCCGATGAGCGGACCGTGCCCCGCCTCCAGGAAGCGGGTCGCGCCGTCCGGGGTGACCACCAGGGGCGGCGGGTGGCCGGCGTTGACCCAGTGGAAGTGCCAGGGGCCGCCCTCCGGACCTTCGATCCGGGCGAAGACGAGGGTGGCCATGGGGGCGTCGCTGGTGTTGGTCACCGCCTCGTCCAGGCGCCGCATGATGACGCTGGGCGGTTCCCGGTGGTCCCAGGCCAGGGCGCGCAGCATGTTGCGGACCTCGGCCATGTGGGCGGCGGCCTGCAGGTCGTGACCGACCACGTCCCCGATGACCAGGGCCATCACGCCGTCGGAGAGCAGGAAGGCGTCGTACCAGTCGCCGCCGACCTCCATCGCGCTCTCGGCGGGCCAGTAGCGGGCCGCCATGCGCACGTGGTCGACCTGCGGAAGGGGGGTCAGCAGCTGGCGCTGCATGGTCACGGCGACGTTCTGCTGCTCCCGGTAGAGCCGGGCGTTGTCCAGTACCAGTCCGACGCGCCGGCCGATGTCGGCCAGCAGGGCGATCTCGGCCTCGGAATGGGCGGGGTGGTCCCCCGCGCGTGCCACGGTCAGTGTCCCGTACGACCGCTGCCGGGTGCGGAGCGGGACGACGACGGCGGAGTGTCCGCCGAGTCGTTCGAACAGGACGCGGTGCGTGGCGGCGAGGGGGTGGTGCGGGTCGTCTCGGACCTCGTCGGCGCTCAGCGGGACGGGACGGTCGCCGTTGACCAGCCGGTTCAGCGCGGCGCGGGCCGCGTCCGGCAGCGGGGCGACGGGCCCTCGCAGCCGTCCGGCCCGGTGCGGGTGCGTGCTGCTGCGGACGGCGACCCGCTCCAGGACCTCCGACCGGTCCTGGTGGACGTCGGCCGCGGCCCACTGCCCCAGCTCGGGCACCAGCAGCCGCAGGAGACGGCGGAAGGTGACGGAGGTGCGCTCGGTGGGGACGAGGACCGTGGAGATCTCGGCCACCAGGTGCAGCTGGGTGGTGAAGGCCTCCAGCGCGGCGGTGCGCGCCTCGATCTCCTCGGTGGCGCTGCGGTGCAGGCTGAAGTCGTGGAAGACGAGCACCAGTCCGTCGGGCCGGCCGTCCCGGACCAGCGGGGTGGTGGCCCAGATGATCGGCACGGTGGTGCCGTCCGCCCGCTGGAAGTACTCCTCGCTGCCCTCCTCTGCCGGTGTCCCGGTCAGCGGGTTGCGCAGGGAGCAC carries:
- a CDS encoding SpoIIE family protein phosphatase → MASRWAGHREGDGPGPKNADGVPDPALTGAVLRALGAGVLTLDASGRITSANPWAEQLLGRPERDMIGDDAHDLLHRHADGSPVPRELCSLRNPLTGTPAEEGSEEYFQRADGTTVPIIWATTPLVRDGRPDGLVLVFHDFSLHRSATEEIEARTAALEAFTTQLHLVAEISTVLVPTERTSVTFRRLLRLLVPELGQWAAADVHQDRSEVLERVAVRSSTHPHRAGRLRGPVAPLPDAARAALNRLVNGDRPVPLSADEVRDDPHHPLAATHRVLFERLGGHSAVVVPLRTRQRSYGTLTVARAGDHPAHSEAEIALLADIGRRVGLVLDNARLYREQQNVAVTMQRQLLTPLPQVDHVRMAARYWPAESAMEVGGDWYDAFLLSDGVMALVIGDVVGHDLQAAAHMAEVRNMLRALAWDHREPPSVIMRRLDEAVTNTSDAPMATLVFARIEGPEGGPWHFHWVNAGHPPPLVVTPDGATRFLEAGHGPLIGMSATLRLGLDWPDATEELPPESILLLYTDGLVESRDRPIDAGMAKLRHHAGVLARRLEEESIDAFCDELLARIEPRGDDVALLALRLPAEGVGAPGDISPPPPPQSPHSEATPDRAAPGARRQEPEVLDPTHADPDE